The following is a genomic window from Thermodesulfobacteriota bacterium.
TTTCAGCAGCAGGCGACAGTTGCCGATCATAAAATCGATCAGCGGGTGGGTATACCCCCGGCTGTCCGCCTCGTCCGCGGAAACGGTCTTTTGCCGTGACTGAAACGATTCCAGCAGTTCGAGGGCTTCCCTTGTTTTTCCCCCGGCCAGCAGTTGCCGGGACTTGCTGACGGCGAGGGCGGCCGGGGCGGGCGTCTTGCCGGCATCAGCGGCCATGACCGGTCCGCAGACCCCGAAGGCCAGGATCAGCATCAGACAGATAACACCTGGATACTTCATGGGTTATCCTCCAGGTCAAAACGGACGGTGGTGGTCACCAGCGTTCTGACGGGATCTCCCTGAACAGTCCCGGGCTGAAACCGCCATCCGGCGACCGCCTGCCGGACGCTCTCCTCAAACACCCCCGGCGGCTGGGCCTTGATGATGCGAATATCTTCCACCCGGCCACCGGTATCGACCAGAAACTCTATTTCCACCCAACCTTCTATGGAAGCCCGCCTGGCGCCGAGGGGATAAAGCGGCGGCATCCGGGAGACGGCCGTCAGCGGCCGGTCCAGTTCCTGGATGCTGAAAATGCCGTTCGCGCCGGTGACCCCGGGATCAATGGTCGCCAGGGGCATATCGGTCAGTTGTGGGATGCCGTCCCGGACGGATATGGCCTGAAGCTCCGGGCGCAGGGTCCGGTCCAGATAATCCGGGGGTAGACTCACGGCGGTCGGCACCGGCGGCAGAGCCTGTTCCGGTGGAGGCGCTTTTTTTGCCAGTGTTGCGTGTCGCGGTCCGGCGGGTTCGGGCGGCTTCAGCCGGACGAATTGGACGGCCCGGGGGGCGGGTGATGTCCTGGGCAGCGTCACGGTTCCGATGTTGACGACCGGCAG
Proteins encoded in this region:
- a CDS encoding TonB family protein produces the protein MTNSTHHTREAGNRTGWLTAAAAALVINLIMLSVLPVVNIGTVTLPRTSPAPRAVQFVRLKPPEPAGPRHATLAKKAPPPEQALPPVPTAVSLPPDYLDRTLRPELQAISVRDGIPQLTDMPLATIDPGVTGANGIFSIQELDRPLTAVSRMPPLYPLGARRASIEGWVEIEFLVDTGGRVEDIRIIKAQPPGVFEESVRQAVAGWRFQPGTVQGDPVRTLVTTTVRFDLEDNP